Proteins from a genomic interval of Clostridium scatologenes:
- a CDS encoding serine/threonine protein kinase → MNNSVDKKYLGVNLKECKFIGKGRQGSVYLLPDKKRIIKIYNKEKGCKGETEILLRVQNNPHFAKVYSYSNKAMIREYIPGVCIKNYISKNGLSRKLAINLIKLVESFKADGFQKLDIRLAHIFVQPNEDVRVIDPRKVFERKLNYPLKIMKGLKELSVLSKFMGILKEEYPYLYKQWSKKHR, encoded by the coding sequence ATGAATAACTCAGTAGATAAGAAATATTTGGGAGTTAATTTAAAGGAATGTAAATTCATTGGTAAAGGTCGTCAAGGATCAGTATACCTTCTTCCAGACAAAAAAAGAATTATTAAAATATACAATAAAGAAAAAGGTTGCAAAGGTGAAACAGAAATATTACTAAGGGTACAAAATAATCCTCATTTTGCTAAAGTATATTCTTATAGTAATAAAGCCATGATAAGGGAATATATTCCTGGAGTATGTATTAAAAATTATATAAGTAAAAATGGACTTTCTAGAAAATTAGCTATAAATCTTATTAAACTTGTAGAAAGCTTTAAAGCTGATGGATTCCAAAAACTAGATATAAGACTTGCCCATATTTTTGTTCAACCTAATGAAGATGTTAGAGTAATAGATCCTCGAAAAGTTTTTGAAAGGAAACTTAACTACCCTCTCAAAATAATGAAAGGATTAAAAGAACTATCAGTATTATCTAAATTTATGGGAATATTAAAGGAAGAATACCCATATTTATATAAACAATGGAGTAAAAAGCATAGATAA